From the Lampris incognitus isolate fLamInc1 chromosome 10, fLamInc1.hap2, whole genome shotgun sequence genome, one window contains:
- the LOC130119547 gene encoding cell death-inducing p53-target protein 1-like gives MSSDPPPPYPGGPSAPIIEEKNGQPVVSAPTRTGPPQGHPVPPDYGPPPYEASQPGFLPPHVPGEGPMSMPMPMPMPMPPPQGCFYPPPPGHFAHPMPGQLGSGPNQFSHMGGRTATVLAPPGAATTVTVLQGEMFQSIPVQTVCPHCQQTIVTRISHDIGLMNTLFCLFCFFVGCDLGCCLIPCLIDDLKDVTHTCPYCKGYINTYKRIC, from the exons ATGTCCAGCGATCCCCCTCCTCCATACCCTGGTGGCCCCAGCGCCCCCATTATTGAAGAGAAGAATGGACAGCCTGTTGTATCTG CTCCCACAAGAACAGGTCCACCACAAGGCCATCCTGTACCTCCAGACTATGGCCCTCCTCCTTATGAGGCCTCACAGCCAGGTTTCCTACCCCCACATGTCCCTGGAGAGGGGCCCATGTCCATGCCCATGCCTATGCCTATGCCCATGCCACCACCACAAG GATGCTTTTACCCACCACCACCAGGTCACTTTGCCCACCCCATGCCAGGACAGTTAGGCTCTGGTCCCAATCAGTTTAGCCACATGGGGGGCCGCACTGCTACCGTCCTGGCTCCTCCAGGGGCAGCCACCACCGTGACTGTACTGCAGGGGGAGATGTTCCAGTCCATACCAGTGCAGACTGTGTGTCCACATTGCCAGCAGACAATCGTTACCCGCATTTCCCACGATATCGGACTCATGAAtacactcttctgtctcttctgctTCTTTGTGGG ATGCGATCTTGGCTGCTGCTTGATTCCCTGTCTGATTGATGACCTGAAGGACGTGACACACACCTGCCCTTACTGTAAGGGCTACATTAACACATACAAGCGTATATGCTAA